One window of Phocoena phocoena chromosome 13, mPhoPho1.1, whole genome shotgun sequence genomic DNA carries:
- the LOC136132527 gene encoding uncharacterized protein, with protein sequence MAFSIAPTIALTITLTIGCTITLTLTLTISLTLILTLTLTINLTLALTSTLTIKLTITLIACTIALTIALTIALTVAPTIALIITLTIACTITLIIALTIALTSPIAHTMAHTIVCTISGTITLTITLNIALTITLTISITIALTMALINACTIAHTMALSIALTIVLKILSTSHSLSHSQSLSPSFSPSHSTSHSPSLTITLNVTVTIALIIALSIAFTIALTLTLTVTLTIPLTIAVTITLTIALTITLTITITITLTTTLSIGLSMTNTISLTITVTNTLSITLTITLNILLTIALTIILTYYLNIALTIALTIPLTIH encoded by the exons ATGGCATTCTCTATCGCTCccaccattgcactcaccatcacactcacaaTTGGATGTACCATCACACTCACCCTCACACTCACCATTTCTCTCACCCTCATACTCACCCTCACACTCACCATCAATCTCACACTTGCACTCACCAGTACACTGACCATCaaactcaccatcactctcatcGCATgcaccatcgctctcaccatcgctctcaccattgcactcaccgTGGCTCCCACCATCGCACTCATCATCACACTCACCATTGCATGCACCATCACACTCAtcatcgctctcaccatcgcactcacca GCCCCATTGCCCACACCATGGCACACACTATCGTGTGCACCATCTCAGGCActatcactctcaccatcacactcaacatcgcactcaccatcactctcaccatctcaatcaccatcgctctcaccatggCTCTCATCAATGCCTGCACTATCGCACACACCATGGCACTCTCCATTGCACTCACCATTGTGTTAAAGATC CTCTCAACATCGCACTCACTATCGCACTCACAATCGCTCTCACCATCGttctcaccatcgcactcaacatcgcactcaccatctCTCACCATAACTCTCAACGTCACTGTCACCATTGCACTTATCATCGCACTCAGCATCGCattcaccatcgctctcaccctCACACTCACCGTCACACTCACCATCCCTCTCACCATTGCtgtcaccatcacactcaccatcgctctcacaatcacactcaccatcactaTCACCATTACCCTCACCACCACTCTCAGCATCGGGCTCAGCATGACTAACACCATCTCACTCACCATCACTGTCACCAACACACTCagcatcactctcaccatcacactcaacaTCTTACTGACAATCGCTCTCACCATCATTCTCACCTACTACCTcaacatcgcactcaccatcgctctcaccattcCACTCACCATCCACTGA